In Dermatophilus congolensis, a genomic segment contains:
- a CDS encoding YchJ family protein — protein sequence MASSAFGTGASFGAPRKHHTPIEGQQLPDNAPCPCGSGRTYIGCCGALHHGLRRAGTAEALMRSRYSAFALYNGKYLLDTWHPTTRPEHMRLDPEHTWTALDILDTHHGNTTDTTGTVTYRAHARARDGRTTTLTEHSRFQRLNGAWVYIDGDILD from the coding sequence ATGGCAAGTTCGGCATTCGGCACCGGTGCCAGCTTCGGCGCACCCCGAAAACACCACACCCCCATCGAAGGACAACAACTACCCGACAACGCCCCCTGCCCCTGCGGATCAGGCCGCACCTACATCGGATGCTGCGGAGCCCTCCACCACGGACTACGCCGAGCAGGCACCGCCGAAGCACTCATGCGCTCCCGCTACAGCGCATTCGCCCTCTACAACGGCAAATACCTCCTCGACACCTGGCACCCCACCACCCGCCCCGAACACATGCGCCTAGACCCAGAACACACCTGGACCGCACTCGACATCCTCGACACCCACCACGGAAACACCACCGACACCACCGGAACCGTCACCTACCGAGCCCATGCCCGCGCACGCGACGGACGCACAACCACCCTCACCGAACACAGCAGATTCCAACGACTCAACGGCGCCTGGGTCTACATCGACGGCGACATCCTCGACTAA
- a CDS encoding CTP synthase, whose product MVNTKHIFVTGGVASSLGKGLTASSLGLLLRGRGLAVTMQKLDPYLNVDPGTMNPFQHGEVFVTEDGAETDLDIGHYERFLDTPLSAQANVTTGQVYSSVIAKERRGEYLGDTVQVIPHITNEIAARMREQAHTTPAPDIIITEIGGTVGDIESQPFLEAGRQVRQQLGRDNVFFLHVSLVPYLAPSGELKTKPTQHSVAALRAAGIQPDAIVLRADRDIPAEMKRKIAAATDIDLEGTISCKDAPSIYDIPKVLHSEGLDAYMIRRLGLPFRDVDWTGWDRLLERVHRPAHRVEIALVGKYIDLPDAYLSVTEALRAGGFANDTRVKIRWVASDTCETPEGAQEALEGSDAILVPGGFGIRGIEGKLGALRWARENRIPTLGICLGLQAMVIEYARNVAGIDNASSSEFDPQTSEPVIATMAEQKQFIDGAGDMGGTMRLGAYPATLEADSLAATTYKTQHVTERHRHRYEVNNAYRAQLEEAGLCFSGLSPDGNLVEFVELPTNQHPYYISTQAHPEFLSRPNRAHPLFSGLVAAALNHQNQAAPADSREK is encoded by the coding sequence GTGGTCAATACAAAACACATCTTCGTCACCGGAGGAGTCGCCTCCTCACTCGGCAAAGGCCTCACCGCATCCAGCCTCGGACTACTCCTACGCGGCCGCGGCCTCGCAGTGACAATGCAAAAGCTCGACCCCTACCTCAACGTAGACCCCGGCACCATGAACCCCTTCCAACACGGAGAGGTGTTCGTCACCGAGGACGGAGCAGAAACCGACCTCGACATCGGCCACTACGAACGCTTCCTTGACACCCCCCTGTCCGCCCAAGCCAACGTCACCACCGGCCAGGTCTACAGCAGCGTCATCGCCAAAGAACGCCGCGGCGAATACCTCGGCGACACTGTGCAAGTCATCCCGCACATCACCAACGAAATCGCCGCCCGCATGCGGGAACAAGCCCACACCACCCCCGCACCAGACATCATCATCACCGAAATCGGCGGCACCGTCGGCGACATCGAATCACAACCATTCCTCGAAGCAGGACGCCAAGTCCGCCAACAACTTGGCCGCGACAACGTCTTCTTCCTCCACGTCTCCCTCGTGCCCTACCTGGCACCCAGCGGAGAACTCAAAACCAAACCCACCCAACACTCCGTCGCCGCCCTACGCGCCGCAGGCATCCAACCCGACGCCATCGTCCTACGCGCCGACCGCGACATCCCCGCCGAGATGAAGCGCAAAATCGCCGCCGCCACCGACATCGACCTCGAAGGCACCATCTCCTGCAAAGACGCCCCATCCATCTACGACATCCCCAAAGTCCTCCACAGCGAAGGACTCGACGCCTACATGATCAGACGCCTCGGACTGCCCTTCCGTGACGTCGACTGGACCGGATGGGACCGCCTCCTCGAACGCGTCCACCGACCAGCACACCGCGTCGAAATCGCACTCGTCGGCAAATACATAGACCTCCCCGACGCCTACCTCTCCGTCACCGAAGCACTACGCGCCGGCGGTTTCGCCAACGACACCCGCGTCAAAATCCGCTGGGTCGCCTCCGACACATGCGAAACCCCAGAAGGTGCACAAGAAGCCCTCGAAGGAAGCGATGCCATCCTCGTCCCCGGAGGCTTCGGCATCCGAGGCATCGAAGGAAAACTCGGCGCACTGCGCTGGGCACGCGAAAACCGCATCCCCACACTCGGGATCTGCCTAGGCCTCCAAGCCATGGTCATCGAATACGCCCGCAACGTCGCCGGAATCGACAACGCCAGCAGCAGCGAATTCGACCCCCAAACCAGCGAACCCGTCATCGCCACCATGGCTGAACAGAAACAATTCATCGACGGCGCCGGAGACATGGGCGGCACTATGCGCCTAGGCGCATACCCCGCCACCCTCGAAGCCGACAGCCTCGCCGCCACCACCTACAAAACCCAACACGTCACCGAACGCCACCGCCACCGCTACGAAGTAAACAACGCCTACCGAGCCCAACTCGAAGAAGCCGGACTGTGCTTCTCAGGGCTCTCACCCGACGGAAACCTCGTCGAATTCGTCGAACTGCCCACCAACCAACACCCCTACTACATTTCCACCCAAGCCCACCCCGAATTCCTTTCCCGACCCAACCGCGCACACCCTCTCTTCAGCGGACTCGTCGCAGCAGCACTCAACCACCAAAACCAAGCCGCACCCGCCGACTCCCGCGAAAAATAA
- a CDS encoding formate--tetrahydrofolate ligase gives MSSSMPSNLHIARDAELRPVSEIGAAAGLSTEQMDPYGHYVAKVSLDAVNNPSKVAGGAKYVVVSAITPTPFGEGKTTTSVGLAQGLSRIGHPATLALRQPSMGPIFGIKGGAAGAGYSQAVPMEKLNLHLTGDFHAVTAAHSLLAAMVDNHLHHGNELGIDTRAISWKRVVDMNDRALRNVIVGLGSRMDGVARETGYDITAASEVGVALSLATSLHDLRERLGRIVIGYSYEGKPVTAEDLKAAGAMTVLLKEAIKPNLLQTLEHTPALFHAGPFGNIATGNSSVVGDLIGRQMGEYLITEAGFGADMGAERFFNIKCRVSGMTPDAAVLVTTVRALKSHSGRFTITAGKDLPEEMKTENPDLVREGAANLRKHIEIIRGFGVAPVVAINAFPGDFASEHQAIREIAEEMGAHVAVSTHVADGGRGAEELAEAVHAAANSETTFTPSYEMSDSLEDKLHKVTTKVYGGDGVDLSAVARKELARFTDLGFGNLPVVIAKTHLSISHDPKLKGAPTGWRLPVREVRLAAGAGYVYAIAGEMRTMPGLGKHPAAERMDIDENGEIVGLF, from the coding sequence ATGAGCAGCTCCATGCCTTCGAATCTGCACATTGCTCGGGATGCCGAATTGCGTCCCGTTTCAGAGATCGGTGCGGCCGCCGGTCTGTCCACGGAGCAAATGGATCCGTATGGCCACTATGTGGCGAAAGTGTCGTTGGATGCGGTGAATAACCCTTCCAAGGTTGCAGGTGGCGCGAAATATGTTGTGGTTAGCGCCATTACCCCTACTCCGTTCGGTGAAGGGAAAACCACAACGTCGGTGGGTTTGGCCCAGGGATTGTCTCGGATCGGACATCCGGCAACGTTGGCTTTGCGTCAGCCATCGATGGGCCCGATTTTCGGTATTAAGGGCGGCGCGGCAGGTGCTGGTTACAGCCAGGCCGTGCCGATGGAGAAGTTGAACCTGCATTTGACGGGTGATTTTCATGCTGTGACGGCGGCGCATAGTTTGTTGGCCGCGATGGTGGATAACCATCTGCATCACGGTAATGAGCTGGGTATTGACACGCGTGCGATCTCGTGGAAGCGCGTCGTCGATATGAATGATCGAGCGTTGCGGAATGTGATTGTCGGTTTGGGTTCACGCATGGATGGGGTGGCGCGTGAGACGGGCTATGACATCACTGCAGCTTCTGAGGTCGGTGTCGCTTTGTCTTTGGCGACGTCGCTGCATGATCTTCGTGAGCGTTTGGGTCGCATCGTTATTGGCTACTCGTATGAGGGCAAACCGGTCACGGCTGAGGATTTGAAAGCTGCGGGCGCGATGACGGTGCTTTTGAAAGAGGCGATTAAGCCCAACTTGTTGCAGACGCTGGAGCACACGCCAGCGTTGTTCCATGCTGGCCCGTTCGGGAACATCGCCACGGGTAACTCGTCTGTGGTTGGTGACCTGATTGGCCGTCAGATGGGTGAGTATTTGATCACAGAGGCTGGTTTCGGTGCAGATATGGGTGCCGAGCGGTTCTTCAATATCAAGTGTCGTGTTTCGGGAATGACTCCGGATGCGGCGGTGCTGGTCACAACGGTGCGAGCGTTGAAGTCTCACTCGGGTCGGTTCACCATCACGGCGGGTAAGGATCTGCCGGAGGAGATGAAGACGGAAAACCCTGATCTCGTCCGTGAGGGGGCCGCGAACTTGCGTAAGCACATCGAGATTATTCGTGGTTTCGGTGTTGCTCCGGTTGTGGCTATTAATGCTTTCCCGGGTGATTTTGCTTCAGAGCATCAGGCGATTCGTGAGATCGCTGAGGAGATGGGTGCTCATGTTGCTGTCTCTACGCATGTGGCTGATGGTGGCCGTGGTGCTGAGGAGCTGGCTGAGGCTGTGCACGCTGCTGCGAACAGTGAAACCACTTTCACGCCGAGCTATGAGATGTCGGATTCGTTGGAGGACAAGCTCCACAAGGTGACGACGAAGGTGTACGGCGGCGATGGTGTGGATCTGTCTGCGGTGGCGCGTAAGGAGCTTGCTCGGTTCACGGATCTTGGTTTCGGCAATTTGCCGGTTGTTATCGCTAAGACGCATTTGTCTATCTCGCATGATCCGAAGTTGAAGGGTGCGCCGACTGGTTGGCGGTTGCCTGTGCGTGAGGTGCGTTTGGCTGCTGGCGCGGGGTATGTGTACGCGATTGCTGGTGAGATGCGTACGATGCCGGGATTGGGTAAGCATCCTGCGGCAGAGCGTATGGATATTGATGAGAACGGTGAGATTGTCGGTTTGTTCTGA
- a CDS encoding aldehyde dehydrogenase family protein codes for MTKMYIDGQWRDAHDGATRDITCPADNTHVTTVAEGNTADAHDAIRAARKAFDNGPWPTTPAPERAALLRTVADLLTAESDDVARLEALDTGKRFVECQIDVTDIINVFRHFASLAQENAGRVVDPGTPNVSSRIVHEPIGVCALITPWNYPLLQTSWKVAPALAAGNTFILKPSELTPSTSIWLMNALERAGLPAGVANLVLGPGATVGQALTESPDVDLVSFTGGLATGTNIMRTAADTVKNIALELGGKNPNVIFADANIDAAIDNALTAVFLDSGQVCSAGARLIVEETIHDRVVDELVRRASEIRMGGPFDPDAETGPLISATHRDKVEKYVANALEEGATLRVGGQRPGGDLEKGYYYPPTILDNCHTSMRCVQEESFGPVLTVETFTGQTDEEKERNALTIANDTIYGLAGAVWTENAGRAERLARGLRHGTIWINDYHPYVAQAEWGGYKRSGIGRELGRHGLGEYQETKHIWHNTSPARAGWFNDSQA; via the coding sequence ATGACGAAGATGTACATCGACGGACAATGGCGTGACGCCCACGACGGCGCCACCCGAGACATCACCTGCCCTGCAGACAACACCCACGTCACCACCGTCGCAGAAGGCAACACAGCCGACGCCCACGACGCAATCCGCGCCGCACGCAAAGCATTCGACAACGGACCCTGGCCCACAACCCCAGCACCAGAACGCGCCGCCCTCCTGCGCACAGTCGCCGACCTACTCACCGCCGAATCAGACGACGTCGCCCGCCTCGAAGCCCTCGACACCGGAAAACGCTTCGTCGAATGCCAAATCGACGTCACCGACATCATCAACGTCTTCCGCCACTTCGCCAGCCTCGCCCAAGAAAACGCAGGCCGCGTCGTCGACCCCGGCACCCCCAACGTCTCCAGCCGCATCGTCCACGAACCCATCGGCGTCTGCGCACTCATCACCCCCTGGAACTACCCCCTGCTCCAAACCTCCTGGAAAGTAGCCCCCGCCCTCGCCGCTGGAAACACCTTCATCCTCAAACCCAGCGAGCTGACCCCCTCCACCAGCATCTGGCTCATGAACGCCCTCGAACGCGCCGGACTACCCGCCGGCGTCGCCAACCTCGTTCTCGGCCCCGGAGCAACCGTCGGCCAAGCCCTCACCGAATCCCCAGACGTCGACCTCGTCTCCTTCACCGGCGGGCTAGCCACCGGCACCAACATCATGCGCACCGCCGCAGACACCGTGAAAAACATCGCCCTCGAACTCGGCGGCAAAAACCCCAACGTCATCTTCGCCGACGCCAACATCGACGCCGCCATCGACAACGCCCTCACCGCAGTATTCCTCGACTCCGGCCAAGTCTGCTCCGCAGGCGCACGCCTCATCGTCGAAGAAACAATCCACGACCGCGTCGTCGACGAACTCGTCCGCCGAGCCAGCGAAATCCGCATGGGCGGCCCCTTCGACCCCGACGCCGAAACCGGCCCCCTCATCTCCGCCACCCACCGCGACAAAGTCGAAAAATACGTAGCCAACGCCCTCGAAGAAGGCGCCACCCTCCGTGTCGGCGGCCAACGCCCCGGCGGCGACCTCGAAAAGGGCTACTACTACCCACCCACCATCCTCGACAATTGCCACACCTCCATGCGCTGCGTCCAAGAAGAATCCTTCGGACCCGTGCTCACCGTCGAAACCTTCACCGGCCAAACAGACGAAGAAAAAGAACGCAACGCACTCACCATTGCCAACGACACCATCTACGGCCTCGCCGGAGCTGTCTGGACCGAAAACGCAGGCCGCGCAGAACGCCTCGCCCGCGGACTGCGCCACGGAACTATCTGGATCAACGACTACCACCCCTACGTCGCACAAGCCGAATGGGGTGGCTACAAACGCTCCGGAATCGGCCGCGAACTCGGCCGCCACGGCCTAGGCGAATACCAAGAAACCAAACACATCTGGCACAACACCAGCCCCGCCCGCGCCGGCTGGTTCAACGACAGCCAAGCCTGA
- a CDS encoding NUDIX domain-containing protein encodes MSLEAPLLSTDQLFDEYGQKDVDSLMTIADGAVFGFDRARVDLGLTGGLVTREYLTHPGAVAVLALRTTCAGNDQILLIKQYRHAVGIHEWELPAGLLDNDDEPPAEAAARELEEEADIRAATWHTLTQFAPSAGASTETIRIYLARDFTDVPSDQRYERCGEEADIRTAWVDLDTLYEAVIAGQLANAPLIIGVLTAHAARERDWKTLQPADAPFPLHPAHRDL; translated from the coding sequence ATGTCGCTCGAGGCACCCCTCCTCTCGACCGACCAACTTTTCGACGAATACGGACAAAAAGACGTCGATAGCCTCATGACCATCGCCGACGGAGCCGTCTTCGGATTCGATCGAGCCCGCGTCGACCTAGGCCTCACCGGTGGCCTCGTCACCCGCGAATACCTCACCCACCCAGGGGCAGTCGCCGTCCTCGCCCTACGCACCACCTGCGCCGGCAACGACCAAATACTCCTCATCAAGCAATACCGACACGCCGTGGGAATTCACGAATGGGAACTACCCGCAGGCCTACTCGACAACGACGACGAACCCCCCGCTGAAGCAGCAGCCCGCGAACTCGAAGAAGAAGCGGACATCCGCGCCGCAACCTGGCACACCCTGACCCAATTCGCACCCAGCGCAGGGGCAAGCACCGAAACCATCCGCATCTACCTCGCCCGCGACTTCACCGACGTACCCAGCGACCAACGCTATGAACGATGCGGCGAAGAAGCAGACATCCGCACCGCCTGGGTCGACCTGGACACACTCTACGAAGCAGTCATCGCCGGACAACTCGCAAACGCCCCACTCATTATTGGGGTCCTCACCGCCCACGCTGCCCGCGAACGAGACTGGAAGACCCTGCAACCCGCAGACGCGCCCTTCCCGCTCCATCCCGCACACCGCGACTTATAA
- a CDS encoding DUF3151 domain-containing protein, translating to MGEHEVRKNLLGPEPTLLPVDSSVERLVAGEDAQVVAAADPLCLAAWAALAEQSLACGEFVQAYAFARVGYHRGLDALRRAGWRGTGPVPWSHEPNRGFLRSLAALALAASALGEGDEEQRCRVFLRDSSAEAAQALGL from the coding sequence ATGGGTGAGCACGAGGTTCGGAAGAATTTGCTGGGGCCAGAGCCAACTTTGTTGCCGGTGGATTCTTCGGTTGAGCGTTTGGTTGCTGGTGAGGATGCTCAGGTGGTGGCAGCTGCGGATCCGTTGTGTTTGGCTGCGTGGGCTGCTTTGGCGGAGCAGTCGTTGGCGTGTGGTGAGTTTGTGCAGGCGTATGCGTTTGCACGGGTGGGGTATCACCGTGGGTTAGATGCGTTGCGCCGAGCTGGGTGGCGTGGGACTGGTCCGGTGCCGTGGTCACATGAGCCGAATCGAGGTTTTTTGCGTTCGTTGGCTGCGTTGGCGTTAGCTGCTTCGGCTCTTGGTGAGGGTGATGAGGAGCAGCGGTGTCGTGTGTTTTTGCGTGATAGTTCGGCTGAGGCTGCGCAGGCGTTGGGGCTGTGA
- the betT gene encoding choline BCCT transporter BetT, which yields MTVPLTPGNTLTSKIKNAGVQWPVFIASSVVILVIALWAILDTTRAGAILGTVVAWTGKWFGWFYVGLAAFSLLFVLILATSGKTGRIKLGPDTSKPEYTFFAWASMLFAAGIGTDLMFFSVAEPVAQYLAPPATQPQTVQAAKEATVWTLFHYGIIGWGMYALMGMALGYFAHRKGLPLAVRSALHPMFGKRLAGAPGHAVDTAAIVGTIFGVATTLGIGVVQLNVGLEIMFGIRQGLPAQIVLVVIAVGVATISATSGVDKGIRILSQLNVLLALFLAFYVLAAGKTDFLLNSLVMNIGDFVSMFPGMAMDTLAYNNAREWMNAWTLFFWAWWIAWASFVGMFLARISRGRTIREFVIGTLTLPFAYILMWVSIFGNAAIDRIRSGDSAFGQQTLKVPEYGFYALLQQYPAAFFIVGLATIVGLLFYVTSADSGALVMANLSSTRVTPRTDAQPWLRIFWAAVTALLTIGILMVGGIPALQNATIIMGLPFAIVVLLVMVGLWKALADEGRRIESRHRVVEPSILGSSTMVRQRPSWRSRMSKAFNTVSRRRAEEYLNRVVIPALEDVATAFRDEGTTAEVISGEDEDMSLIDAGDEPTRYVALVAQCGEEETFRYRVSIRTVAAPSYGRALDVEDVTTRLEVNGISDEPYDVFGYSTDELRHDILDHYERYVDFRRIYEIESSIT from the coding sequence GTGACTGTTCCCCTCACACCGGGGAACACACTCACCAGCAAGATCAAAAACGCCGGAGTCCAATGGCCCGTATTCATCGCCTCCAGCGTGGTGATCCTCGTCATTGCACTCTGGGCCATCCTTGACACGACACGTGCCGGGGCCATCCTCGGCACCGTCGTGGCCTGGACAGGGAAGTGGTTCGGCTGGTTCTACGTAGGACTAGCCGCATTCAGCCTCCTATTCGTGTTGATCCTCGCGACATCCGGAAAAACCGGCCGCATCAAACTCGGCCCCGACACCTCCAAACCCGAATACACCTTCTTCGCCTGGGCCTCCATGCTCTTCGCAGCAGGAATCGGCACCGACCTCATGTTCTTCTCGGTCGCCGAACCCGTCGCCCAATACCTCGCACCACCGGCAACCCAGCCACAAACCGTGCAAGCAGCGAAAGAAGCCACCGTATGGACCCTGTTCCACTACGGAATCATCGGATGGGGAATGTACGCCCTCATGGGCATGGCACTGGGCTACTTCGCACACCGCAAAGGACTACCCCTAGCCGTGCGATCAGCCCTACACCCCATGTTCGGTAAACGCCTCGCCGGGGCCCCCGGCCACGCAGTCGACACCGCCGCCATCGTCGGCACCATCTTCGGCGTAGCTACCACCCTGGGCATCGGAGTCGTCCAACTCAACGTCGGACTCGAAATCATGTTCGGCATCCGCCAAGGACTGCCCGCACAAATCGTCCTCGTTGTCATCGCCGTCGGAGTAGCCACCATCTCGGCCACCTCCGGCGTCGACAAAGGCATCCGCATCCTGTCCCAACTCAACGTGCTCCTCGCACTCTTCCTTGCCTTCTACGTCCTCGCAGCAGGCAAGACAGACTTCCTCCTCAACTCTCTGGTCATGAATATCGGCGACTTCGTCTCCATGTTCCCCGGCATGGCAATGGACACCCTCGCCTACAACAACGCCAGAGAATGGATGAACGCCTGGACACTGTTCTTCTGGGCCTGGTGGATCGCCTGGGCCAGCTTCGTCGGCATGTTCCTCGCCCGCATCTCCCGCGGACGAACTATCCGCGAATTCGTCATCGGCACACTCACCCTGCCCTTCGCCTACATCCTCATGTGGGTATCCATCTTCGGCAACGCAGCCATCGACAGAATCCGCAGCGGAGACAGCGCCTTCGGACAACAAACACTCAAAGTCCCCGAATACGGGTTCTACGCCCTACTGCAGCAATACCCAGCAGCGTTTTTCATCGTGGGGCTCGCCACCATCGTCGGACTGCTCTTCTACGTCACATCCGCTGACTCCGGAGCACTCGTCATGGCCAACCTCAGCTCCACCCGCGTGACACCCCGCACCGATGCACAGCCCTGGCTACGCATCTTCTGGGCCGCCGTCACCGCGCTGCTCACCATCGGCATCCTCATGGTCGGCGGAATCCCCGCCCTCCAAAACGCCACCATCATCATGGGACTACCCTTCGCCATCGTGGTGCTGCTCGTCATGGTCGGCCTATGGAAAGCACTCGCCGACGAAGGACGCCGCATCGAATCCAGACACCGCGTGGTCGAGCCATCCATCCTCGGCTCCTCCACCATGGTTCGCCAACGCCCCTCCTGGCGATCCCGGATGTCCAAGGCATTCAACACCGTCTCCCGCCGCCGAGCGGAGGAATACCTCAACCGGGTCGTCATCCCCGCCCTGGAAGACGTAGCCACCGCATTCCGCGACGAAGGTACCACAGCCGAAGTTATTTCCGGCGAAGACGAAGACATGAGCCTCATCGACGCAGGCGACGAACCCACCAGATACGTCGCACTCGTGGCCCAATGCGGAGAAGAAGAAACCTTCCGATACCGCGTCTCAATCCGAACCGTAGCCGCACCCTCATACGGGCGAGCCCTCGACGTCGAAGACGTCACCACACGACTCGAAGTCAACGGGATCTCCGACGAACCCTACGACGTGTTCGGCTACAGCACAGACGAACTCAGACACGACATCCTCGACCACTACGAAAGGTACGTCGACTTCCGACGAATCTACGAAATCGAATCCTCGATCACATAA
- the betA gene encoding choline dehydrogenase, with translation MATYDYVIVGGGSAGSVLAHRLSADPSTTVLVLEAGRSDFKFDPLIHMPAALMFPSGNPLYDWAYASEPEPHMNGRRIAHARGKVLGGSSSINGMIFQRGNPTDYDRWARENEGMEHWDYAHCLPYFKRMETAADGANAWRGASGPLKMSKGPASSPLFQAFFEAARQAGYPMTDDVNGYRQEGFAPFDRNLIDGHRQSASRSYLWPIRNRKNLTIHTLSMVTGLKFDGNRVTGVEYKRGRKNETVTAGDVILCGGAFNSPQLLQLAGIGDPETLTAAGVTPRINLPGVGANMQDHLEVYLQHKCAEPVSIGPWLNYWKAPFIGASWLLGKGVGTSNHFEGGGFIRTNNDVEYPNLMFHFLPIAVRYDGSGEKGSHGYQVHIGPMNSDVMGTLKIRSTNPFEHPELRFNYLSTEKDRREWVEVVRAARYILDQPAMRPFDAGETSPGPDVQSDEAILEWVKNDAETALHPSCTAAMGKGDMSVVNPDTMQVHGVEGLRVVDASVMPTITNGNIYAPTMMIAEKAADLIAGNTPLPPEHAPVYLAKHDMPIYPDGDARNNGWDARRDLPSATELAAKQQGENQ, from the coding sequence ATGGCAACCTACGACTACGTCATCGTCGGCGGCGGATCAGCAGGATCCGTCCTCGCACACAGGCTCAGCGCCGACCCATCCACCACCGTCCTCGTCCTCGAAGCAGGACGCTCAGACTTCAAATTCGACCCACTCATCCACATGCCCGCCGCACTCATGTTCCCCAGCGGGAACCCCCTCTACGACTGGGCCTACGCCTCCGAACCAGAGCCCCACATGAACGGCCGCCGCATCGCCCACGCACGCGGCAAAGTCCTCGGCGGATCCTCCTCCATCAACGGCATGATCTTCCAACGCGGCAACCCCACCGACTACGACCGCTGGGCCCGCGAAAACGAAGGCATGGAACACTGGGACTACGCCCACTGCCTGCCCTACTTCAAACGCATGGAAACCGCAGCAGACGGAGCCAACGCATGGCGAGGAGCCTCCGGCCCCCTAAAAATGTCTAAAGGCCCCGCCTCCTCCCCACTCTTCCAAGCCTTCTTCGAAGCAGCCCGCCAAGCCGGCTACCCCATGACCGACGACGTCAACGGATACCGCCAAGAAGGCTTCGCACCCTTCGACCGCAACCTCATCGACGGGCACCGCCAAAGCGCATCCCGCTCCTACCTCTGGCCCATCCGCAACCGCAAAAACCTCACCATCCACACCCTCTCGATGGTCACCGGGCTCAAATTCGACGGAAACCGCGTCACCGGAGTCGAATACAAACGCGGACGCAAAAACGAAACCGTTACCGCCGGAGACGTCATCCTCTGCGGAGGCGCCTTCAACTCCCCACAACTACTCCAACTCGCCGGAATCGGTGACCCCGAAACCCTCACCGCAGCCGGCGTAACCCCCCGCATCAACCTCCCCGGCGTCGGCGCCAACATGCAAGACCACCTCGAGGTCTACCTCCAACATAAATGCGCCGAACCCGTCTCCATCGGTCCCTGGCTCAACTACTGGAAAGCCCCCTTCATCGGCGCCTCCTGGCTCCTCGGAAAAGGCGTCGGCACCTCCAACCACTTCGAAGGCGGCGGCTTCATCCGCACCAACAACGACGTGGAATACCCCAACCTCATGTTCCACTTCCTCCCCATCGCCGTGCGCTACGACGGCTCCGGCGAAAAAGGATCCCACGGCTATCAAGTCCACATCGGCCCCATGAACTCCGACGTCATGGGAACCCTCAAAATCCGCTCCACCAACCCCTTCGAACACCCCGAACTACGGTTCAACTACCTCTCCACCGAAAAAGACCGCCGCGAATGGGTCGAAGTTGTCCGCGCTGCACGCTACATCCTCGACCAACCCGCCATGCGCCCCTTCGACGCCGGCGAAACCTCACCCGGACCCGATGTCCAATCCGACGAAGCCATCCTCGAATGGGTCAAAAACGACGCAGAAACAGCCCTCCACCCCTCCTGCACCGCAGCCATGGGTAAAGGCGACATGAGCGTCGTCAACCCCGACACCATGCAAGTCCACGGAGTCGAAGGCCTACGCGTCGTCGACGCATCCGTCATGCCCACCATCACCAACGGCAACATCTACGCACCCACCATGATGATCGCCGAAAAAGCAGCCGACCTCATCGCCGGCAACACCCCACTACCCCCCGAACACGCACCCGTCTACCTCGCCAAACACGACATGCCCATCTACCCCGACGGCGACGCACGCAACAACGGATGGGACGCCCGCCGCGACCTACCCTCCGCCACCGAACTAGCAGCCAAACAGCAGGGAGAAAACCAGTGA